The following coding sequences are from one Hippopotamus amphibius kiboko isolate mHipAmp2 chromosome 9, mHipAmp2.hap2, whole genome shotgun sequence window:
- the LFNG gene encoding beta-1,3-N-acetylglucosaminyltransferase lunatic fringe isoform X1, translating to MLKRCGRRLLLALAGALLACLLVLTADPPPPPVPAERGRRALRSLAGPAGAAPAPGLEAAAAPGALGREVHSLSEYFGLLTRSRRDAGPPPGGAPRPADGPPRPPAEPLAPHDVFIAVKTTKKFHRARLDLLLETWISRHKEMTFIFTDGEDEALARRTGHVVNTNCSAAHSRQALSCKMAVEYERFLASGRKWFCHVDDDNYVNARALLRLLARYPHTQDVYLGKPSLDRPIQATERVSEDQVRPVHFWFATGGAGFCISRGLALKMSPWASGGHFMSTAERIRLPDDCTIGYIVEALLGVPLIRSGLFHSHLENLQQVPTSELHEQVTLSYGMFENKRNAVHIKGPFSVEADPSRFRSIHCHLYPDTPWCPRTAIF from the exons ATGCTCAAGCGCTGCGGCCGACGCCTGCTGCTGGCGCTGGCGGGCGCGCTGCTGGCCTGCCTGCTGGTGCTCACGGCCgacccgccgccgcccccggTGCCCGCGGAGCGCGGTCGGCGCGCGCTGCGCAGCCTGGCGGGCCCCGCGGGGGCGGCCCCGGCGCCCGGGCTGGAGGCGGCCGCGGCCCCCGGGGCGCTCGGCCGCGAGGTGCACAGTCTGTCCGAGTACTTCGGCCTGCTGACCCGCTCCCGTCGGGACGCGGGCCCGCCGCCCGggggcgccccccgccccgccgacGGCCCTCCGCGGCCCCCGGCCGAGCCGCTCGCGCCGCACGACGTCTTCATCGCGGTCAAGACCACCAAGAAGTTTCACCGCGCGCGCCTCGACTTGCTGCTGGAGACGTGGATCTCGCGCCACAAGGAGATG ACGTTCATTTTCACGGACGGGGAGGATGAAGCCCTGGCCAGGCGCACGG GCCACGTGGTCAACACCAACTGCTCGGCGGCGCACAGCCGCCAGGCGCTGTCCTGCAAGATGGCCGTGGAGTACGAGCGCTTCCTCGCGTCGGGGCGGAA gtgGTTCTGCCACGTGGACGACGACAACTACGTGAACGCGCGGGCGCTGCTGCGGCTGCTGGCCCGCTACCCGCACACGCAGGACGTCTACCTCGGCAAGCCCAGCCTGGACAGGCCCATCCAGGCCACGGAAAGGGTCAGCGAGGACCAGGTG CGTCCCGTCCACTTCTGGTTTGCCACGGGCGGGGCCGGCTTCTGCATCAGCCGAGGGCTGGCCCTGAAGATGAGCCCGTGGGCCAG TGGAGGCCACTTCATGAGCACGGCGGAGCGGATCCGACTGCCAGACGACTGCACCATCGGCTACATCGTGGAGGCGCTGCTGGGTGTGCCCCTCATCCGCAGCGGGCTCTTCCACTCCCACCTGGAGAACCTGCAGCAGGTGCCCACCTCCGAGCTCCATGAGCAG GTGACCTTGAGCTATGGCATGTTTGAGAACAAGCGGAATGCCGTCCACATTAAGGGGCCCTTCTCAGTGGAGGCTGACCcatccag GTTCCGCTCCATCCACTGCCACCTGTACCCGGACACACCCTGGTGTCCCCGCACCGCCATCTTCTAG
- the LFNG gene encoding beta-1,3-N-acetylglucosaminyltransferase lunatic fringe isoform X2, whose product MAVEYERFLASGRKWFCHVDDDNYVNARALLRLLARYPHTQDVYLGKPSLDRPIQATERVSEDQVRPVHFWFATGGAGFCISRGLALKMSPWASGGHFMSTAERIRLPDDCTIGYIVEALLGVPLIRSGLFHSHLENLQQVPTSELHEQVTLSYGMFENKRNAVHIKGPFSVEADPSRFRSIHCHLYPDTPWCPRTAIF is encoded by the exons ATGGCCGTGGAGTACGAGCGCTTCCTCGCGTCGGGGCGGAA gtgGTTCTGCCACGTGGACGACGACAACTACGTGAACGCGCGGGCGCTGCTGCGGCTGCTGGCCCGCTACCCGCACACGCAGGACGTCTACCTCGGCAAGCCCAGCCTGGACAGGCCCATCCAGGCCACGGAAAGGGTCAGCGAGGACCAGGTG CGTCCCGTCCACTTCTGGTTTGCCACGGGCGGGGCCGGCTTCTGCATCAGCCGAGGGCTGGCCCTGAAGATGAGCCCGTGGGCCAG TGGAGGCCACTTCATGAGCACGGCGGAGCGGATCCGACTGCCAGACGACTGCACCATCGGCTACATCGTGGAGGCGCTGCTGGGTGTGCCCCTCATCCGCAGCGGGCTCTTCCACTCCCACCTGGAGAACCTGCAGCAGGTGCCCACCTCCGAGCTCCATGAGCAG GTGACCTTGAGCTATGGCATGTTTGAGAACAAGCGGAATGCCGTCCACATTAAGGGGCCCTTCTCAGTGGAGGCTGACCcatccag GTTCCGCTCCATCCACTGCCACCTGTACCCGGACACACCCTGGTGTCCCCGCACCGCCATCTTCTAG